The Terriglobus tenax genome contains a region encoding:
- a CDS encoding amidase, giving the protein MNTELIYSDATRLAELIRTREVSPVEVIKAHLDRIEAVNPKVNAIVTIAEDALKLARAAEAAVQRGDELGPLHGVPFTAKDSIDTAHVPTQRGTPIFRGRTPGTDATSVARLKQAGGILLAKTNLPEFSYGIESDNLLSGRTNNPWNLEMTPGGSSGGESAAIVAAMSPLGLGTDLAISVRGPAAHTGIVSLKPTHGRIPMTGIWPREPRRFWHVGPMARSIRDLSLAFAELAGPDGQDGYSSSAVPLDNGIGSGKRPLRVGWLVEPGFGPIDPEVAATVQAAAEALQQFGHTVASVRIPALEHDFALDVFSRLHVLEMKPGFVETTAGRSENEIGAMARLMLSLPDTPAADYIDAVQAAERLKDGYAQYFQSHDVLLTPVLPTPSFQHGQAELQINGQVVNVLGIMSATSPLNVTGLPGISMRFGTSHNGMPIGVQIVGNWQAESTILHVATLLEQVSPVRNLYPRL; this is encoded by the coding sequence ATGAATACTGAACTGATCTATTCCGACGCAACCCGGCTGGCTGAACTGATCCGCACACGCGAGGTCTCTCCGGTCGAAGTTATAAAGGCACATCTCGACCGCATTGAGGCCGTCAACCCAAAGGTGAATGCAATCGTCACGATCGCCGAGGATGCATTGAAACTAGCCAGGGCAGCTGAGGCTGCGGTACAGCGGGGAGACGAACTAGGCCCTCTGCACGGCGTGCCCTTCACGGCGAAGGACTCCATCGACACCGCCCATGTGCCAACTCAGCGCGGAACGCCGATCTTTCGCGGACGGACCCCCGGCACGGATGCAACCAGCGTTGCGCGTTTGAAGCAGGCAGGGGGCATTCTTCTCGCAAAGACCAACCTGCCCGAGTTTTCCTACGGAATCGAAAGTGACAACCTGCTCAGCGGCCGCACAAATAACCCCTGGAACCTGGAGATGACTCCGGGTGGCTCCAGCGGCGGTGAGTCGGCAGCGATTGTGGCAGCCATGTCTCCTCTTGGCCTGGGGACTGACCTTGCGATCTCCGTGCGTGGCCCGGCGGCCCACACAGGCATCGTATCGCTCAAGCCGACGCACGGACGCATTCCCATGACCGGTATCTGGCCGCGCGAACCGCGCCGTTTCTGGCACGTGGGGCCCATGGCGCGAAGCATTCGCGATCTGTCACTGGCCTTTGCGGAACTGGCCGGACCGGACGGGCAGGATGGCTACTCCAGCAGCGCCGTGCCACTCGATAACGGCATCGGCTCCGGCAAGCGCCCGCTGCGTGTGGGCTGGCTCGTGGAACCCGGCTTTGGCCCCATTGACCCAGAGGTCGCCGCGACGGTACAGGCCGCCGCGGAGGCGCTTCAGCAGTTCGGGCACACCGTCGCGTCCGTGCGCATCCCCGCACTGGAACACGACTTTGCGCTCGATGTATTCAGCCGCCTGCATGTCCTTGAGATGAAACCGGGCTTTGTGGAGACGACGGCCGGCCGCAGTGAAAATGAAATCGGTGCGATGGCCAGGCTCATGCTCTCACTGCCCGATACGCCGGCGGCCGATTACATCGATGCCGTGCAGGCGGCGGAGCGGCTGAAGGATGGCTATGCCCAATACTTCCAGAGCCACGACGTCCTGCTCACCCCTGTTCTGCCCACACCTTCCTTCCAGCACGGACAGGCGGAGTTACAGATCAATGGCCAGGTAGTCAATGTCCTGGGCATCATGTCCGCCACATCGCCGCTGAACGTCACCGGCCTGCCGGGCATCTCCATGCGGTTCGGCACCAGTCACAACGGGATGCCGATCGGTGTGCAGATCGTCGGCAACTGGCAGGCGGAGTCTACCATTCTTCACGTCGCTACTCTCCTGGAGCAGGTAAGCCCCGTGCGGAACCTCTATCCGCGTCTCTGA
- a CDS encoding TetR/AcrR family transcriptional regulator, producing the protein MSANAREEILAAAKLVAQAHGYAGLNFRDLAEQVGIKAASIYYYFPSKAELATNVAKRYWEDAAAYLETLLKNAASPLEALRRYPETFRWALENGNRMCLCSFMSAQFDDLPDVVKTEVQAFTDVNVAWLKKTLIAAKIATPKEAEKRARAIYSGIVGAQLMARSRADIKLYDNLMEGYRAAGLLPA; encoded by the coding sequence GTGAGTGCAAACGCCCGTGAAGAGATTCTGGCTGCCGCGAAGCTGGTTGCCCAGGCTCACGGTTATGCAGGGTTGAACTTCCGTGACCTGGCGGAACAGGTCGGTATCAAAGCCGCGAGTATCTATTACTACTTCCCCAGCAAGGCGGAACTGGCTACGAACGTGGCGAAGCGCTACTGGGAGGATGCCGCTGCATACCTTGAGACCCTGCTGAAGAACGCAGCGAGTCCGCTGGAGGCGCTGCGCCGCTATCCGGAGACCTTTCGCTGGGCGCTGGAGAACGGCAACCGCATGTGCCTTTGCAGCTTTATGTCGGCGCAGTTTGACGACCTGCCGGACGTGGTGAAGACGGAGGTGCAGGCTTTTACCGATGTAAACGTCGCATGGCTGAAGAAGACCCTGATTGCCGCGAAGATTGCCACACCCAAAGAAGCGGAGAAGCGCGCGCGTGCGATCTATTCCGGAATCGTGGGTGCTCAACTGATGGCGAGAAGCCGGGCGGACATCAAGCTCTACGACAACCTGATGGAAGGCTATCGCGCAGCAGGATTGCTTCCCGCCTGA